The DNA window CTTCATCACGCCCAGCTGGACCACCAGATCGTCGCCGCGCAGCTCCAGCACCTGCCCGCCCGCGTTGTAGGCGGGCACGTCCACCATGTTGCCCACCCGGATCGGATCGCCACGTTCCTCGCGCACGGCGGGGGCAGGGCGGGATTTCTGGGCGGCCACCCGCAATTCGCGCAGTTCCTGCATCACGCGGGGGCGGGCGCTGTCCTCCTGGGCGCGGGCGCGCAGGGTGCGAACCCGCTCGATGGCGTCGGCGTACAGCGATTCGGCCTTCTGCGACGCCTCGGCCAGCATTTCACCCCGGCGGGTGTCCAGGGTCTCGCGCTCCTGGCGCACGCGGCCCAGCTCGGCCTCGGCCTCGCGGCGGGCGCTGGCGGTGGCCTCCAACTGCGCGGCCAGACCCTCGCGCTCGCGCTCCAGGCCCTCCAGCATGCGTTCCATGATGCCGGCGTCCTCGCCCAGCAGCCCGGTGGCCCGCTCCAGCACGCCCTCGGGCAGACCCATGCGCCCCGCAATCGCCAGCGCGTAGCTGCGGCCCGGCTGCCCCACCTGCAGGGCGTAGGTGGGGGCCAGCGTCTCCAGATCGAAGCCCATGCTGGCGTTCTTCAGGCCCGGCGTTTCCAGCGCGAACAGCTTCAGCGGCGACAGGTGCGAGGTCACGATGCCGCGCGCGTCCTGCGCCAGCAGCGCCTCAATGATGCTCTGCGAGAGGGCCGCCCCCTCGTTGGGGTCGGTGCCGCTGCCCAGCTCGTCCACCAGCACCAGCGTGTCCGGCGAGGCGTGTTTCAGCACGTAGCGCAGGTGCATCAGGTGAGAGGCGAAGGTACTGAGGGACGCCTCGATGCTCTGCTCGTCGCCGATGTCCACCAGCACGTCGCTGACGACGGGCAACTTGGCGCTGGCCGCCGCCACGTACAGCCCACATTGATGCATCAAAACGGCCAGCCCCAGCGTTTTGAGGGTGGCCGTCTTGCCGCCCATGTTGGGGCCGGTGATCAGCAGCAGCTTGGTGTCGCCCAGCCGGATGTCGTTGGGCACGGGGTTGTCGATCAGCGGGTGCCGCGCCTCGCGCAGGTCGTAGCTGCCGTCGGTCACCGGCTCGGGGCGGTTCAGGCGCCAGTCGCGCGCCAGCCGGGCGCGGGCGGCGATCAGGTCAAGCTCACCGATGGTGTTCAGGGTCATCGGCACGTCGGCGTCGGCAGCCAGCAGACCCGACAATTCAATGAGGATGCGGCGAACCTCGGCCTCCTCGTCCAAGATCAGGCGGGTCAGCTCGTTGTTCAGTTGCGTGACCGCCGCCGGTTCCACGAAGTAGGTCTGCCCCGTCGCGCTGGCGTCCACGATGATGCCCTGCACCTGTCCCACGCGGCTGGCCTGCACCGGCAGCACGTAGCGGTCGCGGCGGATGGTGACGATGTTTTCCTGCAGGATGTCGGCCCATTTTTCCAGCGTGGCGGCCAGCTTCTCGCGGATGCGCCCGCGCAACGGCTCAATGCGTTTGCGCAGGTCGCGCAGGCGGTGGGAGGCGTCGTCGCGCACGCCGCCGTCGCGGTCGAGGGCCGACAGCACGCGCCGGATCAGCTCGGAGTGTTCGCCCAGGCCCAGGGCCACCTCGCGCAGCGGGCCGCGTGAATTGGCGTGGATGGCGCGCTTGACGGTCATCGCGCCGTCCAGCGAGTAGGCCGCCGTCAGCAGTTCCTGGCCGCTCAGCACCCGTCCGTCCTGCGTGCGGGCGTGCAGCTCGCGGATGTCCTGAATGCCGCCCAGGCTCAGGCTGACACCGAACAGGGCGTCCTCCACCTCGTCCAGCTCGCGGGCAATGCGGCCCGCATCGCCCGAAGGCGACAGCGCCCTGGCCCGCTCTGCGCCCAGCGAGGTGCTGCTGCGCTCGGCGAGGGCTTCACGAATACGGGGAAAATCCAGGGCGGTCAGGGCGCGGGCATCGAACGGCATCTTAGAAGGGAGCATAACAATGCCAGGACTTATAAATCGTGCGCCTTGTGGCTTAGGCGGGCAGATCACGCTTTAAGATGCCGTCATGAAACTGGCCGAAGCCCTGATCGAGCGCGCCGACCTGCAAAAGCGCGCCGCCCAGCTTGAAGAACGCATCGTCAGAAACATGCTGGTTCAGGAGAGGGAAAAACCCAGCGAAGACCCGCAACAACTGCTCAGGGAATTCATGGAAGTCACGGACGCACTGGAGGTGCTGATCCCCCGCATCCACCGCGCCAACCTGAGCGCCACGCTGCCCGACGGCATGAGCCTGACCGCCGCCCTGACCCGCCGCGACATACTGGATCTGCGCCTGCAAGTGCTGCGCCGCGCCGCCGCCACCGCCTCCGAGCGCCAGACCCGCTACAGCAACAGCGAGGTCCGCATCCTGTCCGTGATCCCCGCCCGCGACCTGCAAAAGCAGGTGGACGCGCTGGCAAAAGTGCGGCGGGAACTGGAAACGCAGATTCAGCAACTCAACTGGTTGACCGAACTGCCTGTCTAGGCGCACAGTAGGGGCGGGGCCGCGTCCGTGCGGGCGGAAACCTACCTCGCAGCGGGGATAAGGCTGCACCACTCGCTTCGGCGAGCCAGGGACGCCGGGGCGGCGTCAACCCTCTCACCGGGCACGCCCAGCACCCTGCACCGCTGACACCGCACGTTTCACCCTTCACTTCCACGGCTTCGACGCGCGCCGCGCCCCCACCACACGCCACTTCTTCGGAGGTGGCGCTGTGGTGTTCAGGTTTATTTCAGCCGCTCTGCCAGACTGAATTCCCCCGCTCTAACTTCCCCCGCCCCCGGCGCACGCCCCAACAGCAGCAACTCCTCAAATGCGGCGAGGTCTTTGTCCATGCCCATGCCGCTGGCGGCGACGGCCTGCCCGTCCTTGAAGGCAAACTCGATAAACTTCAGCTCGTCCGGGTTGCCCCAGAGGTGGGTGTCGTCCAGATTCTCGGCGTGCCCCACGTAGCGCAGGCTCTTGCCGTACTGCTGGGTCCAGAAGAACGGCACACGTCTGTTCATCGGCTCCAGATCGGAAGATTTGAGAATGCTCTGCGCGGCGGTCATGCCCTCCTGCAAGGCCACGCGCCAGTGTTCCACGCGCATCTCGCCCAGCACGGTGAGAGACAGGGCGATGTCGCCCACCGCGTAGACCTTCGGCGCGGCCCGCAGTTCGGCGTCCACGGGCACGGCACCCTTCTCGTTGGCGAGGGCTGAGAGCAAATCGGAATTGGGTTTCACGCCGATGCCCAGCAAGACCAGATCCGCCTTGACGCTCTCTCCGCTTTTCAGGCGCACAGCCTCCGCCTTAGCCGAACCCTCGATGGCCGTCACTTCGGCATCCAGATGGAACTTGACGCCGTTGTCCTCGTGCAGTTTGCGGATGGCCCGCCCCACTTTCGGCGTCAGGGCGCGGCTCAGAACTTCAGCGTCCTGGCCGATCACCGTGACCGACGCGGCTCCTTCCACCAAGCTGGACGCCGCTTCCAGGCCGATAAAGCTGGAGCCGATGATGACGATGTGCTTGCCCTGCGCCGCATCCCTCAATGCCTGAGCGTCGCGGAA is part of the Deinococcus radiopugnans ATCC 19172 genome and encodes:
- a CDS encoding endonuclease MutS2, coding for MPFDARALTALDFPRIREALAERSSTSLGAERARALSPSGDAGRIARELDEVEDALFGVSLSLGGIQDIRELHARTQDGRVLSGQELLTAAYSLDGAMTVKRAIHANSRGPLREVALGLGEHSELIRRVLSALDRDGGVRDDASHRLRDLRKRIEPLRGRIREKLAATLEKWADILQENIVTIRRDRYVLPVQASRVGQVQGIIVDASATGQTYFVEPAAVTQLNNELTRLILDEEAEVRRILIELSGLLAADADVPMTLNTIGELDLIAARARLARDWRLNRPEPVTDGSYDLREARHPLIDNPVPNDIRLGDTKLLLITGPNMGGKTATLKTLGLAVLMHQCGLYVAAASAKLPVVSDVLVDIGDEQSIEASLSTFASHLMHLRYVLKHASPDTLVLVDELGSGTDPNEGAALSQSIIEALLAQDARGIVTSHLSPLKLFALETPGLKNASMGFDLETLAPTYALQVGQPGRSYALAIAGRMGLPEGVLERATGLLGEDAGIMERMLEGLEREREGLAAQLEATASARREAEAELGRVRQERETLDTRRGEMLAEASQKAESLYADAIERVRTLRARAQEDSARPRVMQELRELRVAAQKSRPAPAVREERGDPIRVGNMVDVPAYNAGGQVLELRGDDLVVQLGVMKVGVKRRDVRLRPEPKVTAPKQKSRGLRTAFAGTTPSNFASELQLRGLGVEEAVEELRTAILEASALKETPLRVVHGKGQGVLRRLLREYLKNDKKVESFHDAEPNQGGHGVTVVNIRV
- a CDS encoding DIP1984 family protein: MKLAEALIERADLQKRAAQLEERIVRNMLVQEREKPSEDPQQLLREFMEVTDALEVLIPRIHRANLSATLPDGMSLTAALTRRDILDLRLQVLRRAAATASERQTRYSNSEVRILSVIPARDLQKQVDALAKVRRELETQIQQLNWLTELPV
- a CDS encoding FAD-dependent oxidoreductase, translated to MTLNFKASDVTDGGMHTFEVGERKVLVTRDGDDFHAFDAICPHAGANLGDGVRCGSRIVCPWHHATFHAGDGSLIEPPALEGLKQYRVQRDGDGLSVDLDDVVPPERPAPSHQDHHTVIIGGGASGFMAAQTLRDGGYEGKITMLTAENRAPYDRTALSKAYLSGKKPADKLPLGGADWAQENKIDLREGVKVTKLDRDTRAVHLDGSDSLGFDAVIVATGATPHTLKVPGAELDGQYPLRSFRDAQALRDAAQGKHIVIIGSSFIGLEAASSLVEGAASVTVIGQDAEVLSRALTPKVGRAIRKLHEDNGVKFHLDAEVTAIEGSAKAEAVRLKSGESVKADLVLLGIGVKPNSDLLSALANEKGAVPVDAELRAAPKVYAVGDIALSLTVLGEMRVEHWRVALQEGMTAAQSILKSSDLEPMNRRVPFFWTQQYGKSLRYVGHAENLDDTHLWGNPDELKFIEFAFKDGQAVAASGMGMDKDLAAFEELLLLGRAPGAGEVRAGEFSLAERLK